The Paenibacillus sp. FSL H7-0357 nucleotide sequence CAGCGTATCCTCGCCTGCGACGAACGAATCTCCTGCGGTGAAGTGGGTGCTGATTGCCGCCGCCGGGCTGGTGCTGTTCTGGCTGATCGCCCTGCCGCTGATTGTCGTGCTGACAGAAGCGTTGAAGAGGGGCTGGGATGTCTACTGGGCCGCGCTGACTGATCCCGACGCCGCTTCGGCGCTGCGGCTGACACTGCTGGTGGCCGCGATTACCGTCCCGCTGAATACAATCTTTGGCGTGGCGGCCGCCTGGGCAGTGACCAAATTCCGTTTTCGCGGCAAAGGCTTCCTCATTACCTTGATTGATCTGCCATTCGCCGTATCACCGGTCATCGGCGGGCTGATCTTTATTCTGGTCTTCGGCGCGCATGGCTGGTTCGGGTCCTGGCTCAGCGACCATGATCTCAAGATCGTATTTGCGCTTCCGGGTATTGTGCTGGCTACGCTGTTTGTGACTTTTCCTTTTGTGGCCCGTGAGCTGATTCCGCTGATGGAAGATCAAGGTACACAGGAGGAAGAAGCGGCGATTACACTGGGGGCGCACGGCTGGCAGATTTTCTGGCGTGTGACACTGCCCAATATTAAATGGGGTTTGCTGTA carries:
- the cysW gene encoding sulfate ABC transporter permease subunit CysW; the protein is MAGTVPMLAPGRKTSVSSPATNESPAVKWVLIAAAGLVLFWLIALPLIVVLTEALKRGWDVYWAALTDPDAASALRLTLLVAAITVPLNTIFGVAAAWAVTKFRFRGKGFLITLIDLPFAVSPVIGGLIFILVFGAHGWFGSWLSDHDLKIVFALPGIVLATLFVTFPFVARELIPLMEDQGTQEEEAAITLGAHGWQIFWRVTLPNIKWGLLYGIILCNARAMGEFGAVSVVSGHIRGETNTLPLHVEILYNEYQFSASFAVASLLLLLALVTMIIKSWLLRKNAH